A DNA window from Centropristis striata isolate RG_2023a ecotype Rhode Island chromosome 10, C.striata_1.0, whole genome shotgun sequence contains the following coding sequences:
- the sf3b1 gene encoding splicing factor 3B subunit 1 isoform X3 yields MAKIAKTHEDIEAQILEIQGMKATLLEEGEQGVGLISTGFYDQEIYGGSDSRFAGYVTSIAANEQEEDDEEDSSTSLLGQKKPGYHAPVAILNAIPQSDEQYDPFAEHRPQKIAEREDEYKQRRRQMIISPERLDPFADAVLLCQSCTALC; encoded by the exons ATGGCGAAGATCGCCAAAACGCACGAAG ACATCGAGGCCCAGATCCTGGAGATCCAGGGGATGAAGGCCACCCTGCTGGAGGAAGGAGAGCAGGGGGTGGGTCTGATCTCCACGGGCTTTTATGACCAGGAGATCTACGGAGGCAGTGACAGCCGCTTCGCTGGATACGTCACATCCATCGCTGCCAATGAACAAGAGGAG GATGATGAAGAAGATTCATCAACAAGCTTGTTGGGACAAAAGAAGCCAGGGTACCATGCACCGGTGGCCATTCTCAATGCCATTCCTCAGTCAGACGAGCAA TATGACCCCTTTGCAGAGCATCGTCCACAGAAGATCGCAGAGCGGGAAGACGAATACAAACAAAGGCGCAGACAGATGATCATCTCTCCTGAGCGACTCGACCCCTTTGCAGACG CAGTACTGCTTTGCCAGTCCTGTACTGCACTCTGTTAA